ATTTATCCTCACAAATTCCAACGGTGGCTTTAATTGAATACTTAGTGGCTTTTTGTTTTAACAGGCAATGATCATCCTTAACTTTTTTGGGCAATTAGTGTTTATAGTTTGTTTATATTTATGTTTTATACTGAATATAAATACCGCTAAAGGAGGATGACTATGAATAAGACAAAGTATTTGTTAAAGCTATCATTACTGATGTCTCTGTTCCTTATTTTTTCAGCTTGCCAATCACAAAAAGTGGACCTAAAACAACCGATAAAGGAGAGTACAAGCATGACGACTGATAAAAGTAGCACAAACCACCCAAGTGAATCAAATGAAGGAAACACAATGAATACAACGGAATCAGCGAATCAAATTTTTCCAGCAGGTTCTTTACTTCAAGCTGTTACAGATAACGATTCTGCTAAAGTACAAGAGATACTAACAGATAAAAATTATACAATCGATGAAGTCAATGCTCAAAGTGAAACACCGCTCTTGATTGCAACGCATCAAAACTTCATTGAGATTGCCAAAATGTTGATCGATGCAGGTGCTGATATTAATTTACAAGATCAAATTTCTGATAGTCCTTATTTGTATGCCGGAGCCCAAGGGAAAACAGAAATCTTAACTTATATTTTAGAAAAACAAGTGCCAGATCAGCAAAAAGTTAATCGTTTTGGCGGGAATGCACTGATTCCAGCAGCTGAAAAAGGGCATCTTGAAAACGTTAAACTGTTATTAAAGGATGGCCGTGCAGATATTGATCATCAAAATAATTATGGCTATACCGCTTTGATCGAAGCGGTGGCGTTAAGAGATGGCTCTGAAATCTATCAACAAATCGTCAAAGTTTTGTTAGAAGGTGGAGCCGATAAAACCTTGAAAGACAATACTGGACGAACGGCTGAAGATTATGCTAAAAGTTTAGGCTATTCTGAAATGTTGAATACACTTAACTCTTATTAAATAGTAGAAAAACAGCAGAGGCTTAAGCCTCTGCTATTTTTGCACTTTCTTGTTCTAACAGATATTCCTTTTTATCTGCCATCTTAAAGAATGGATACCACACGAGCACATTGACGATCAATAAAACGACAAAGATCAATAAGTAATTAAAGCCGCCTTTTAAAGCCATCGCGATCGGTGCAGGTGTTGTCCAAGGTAAAGCAATTAACGGATTGTATTTAGAAAAATCTAAAATCGATAACATGCCCCAAGCAATACCGCCCATCAATAAAGGCGAGGCTACCATTGGCACAAAGAAGAATGGATTTAACATCAATGGCATCCCGAAAATTAAAGGTTCATTGACGTTAAAAATAACTGGTGGACCAGCTAATTTAAATAATGATTTGTAGCGTTCAGATTTTGCTGTAAACATGGAAATGACTAAGCCGTAAGTACTTCCTTGACCACCAAAAGCATTTCCGCAAACATAAGAAACAACAGCCATCGCAAGATAAGGTAGTTCTTGATGTTGTTGGTAGGCCGTCATATTCGCTAGCATATTGGCTGTCATCACCGGCATTACCACACCATAAACCATGTTTGGGTGAATTCCGAAAAACCATAACATATTTGCTAAAGTAAAAATAAGAATGATCGCAATAGGAGAGCCAGTCAATGATTGCAATGGTGCTTGGATCAAGGTTGTGATAAAAGCAAAAATATTACCAAATGGTGTAAATGAGAAAAGGATTCTAACAATAAAAAAGAAAGCTAAAATTATGCCAGATAAAATAGCGGGACTTAATGATTCAGAAACATTAGATGGCACCGTATCAGGCATTTTGATCGTTAGATTTTTTCTGATAAAAAATCCATACAAAATGGCTGTGAAATAGCCAACAATGATTGCAACAAACAAGCCAGTGCCACCAGTATATTGACTAGCAAATGCTTCTACATTATTGCTTGCAGTCACAACTGTTTGAGCTGGAAACTCTGTAACAGCTTTTTCAAGTGTATACGTTTGAATCATTTGCGGCATTAAGATGAAAAATGAACCAATGGCTAAAAGACCAGCAGGTAGTGGATCATGACCGTCTTTTTTAGAATAAATATAAGCAAAATTGAAGGTCACATAAACTGAAAGTAAGTTGATCGTAGCACCCAATGCCGCGTTAAAATGTGCGGTCATACCTGTTTTCGCTAAAAACTCGATCCATTGAGGAATCGGAAAGTTTCCGACGATCATGAGTAAGGCAACACCTAACGTGATTGGTGTTGTTCGCATAAATGCTTCAGCTAAGGCACTAAAAAATTTACTACCATTCATTTTTTGAGCAATCGGACCAATAAATTTATTCAGAAATTTTTCTAACGCTTCCATTATTCATTCCCCATTTCATTTAAATACTCACCGTTTGTTTCGATTACGTTTTGATACCAATAAAAACTATCTTTTTTGTAACGATTTAAGGTACGTTCTGAGTTTTCATCGCGATTGACATACACAAAACCATACCGTTTTTGATAACCATTCAGCCAACTAAGTAAATCAGTA
The Enterococcus silesiacus DNA segment above includes these coding regions:
- a CDS encoding PTS sugar transporter subunit IID, yielding MEALEKFLNKFIGPIAQKMNGSKFFSALAEAFMRTTPITLGVALLMIVGNFPIPQWIEFLAKTGMTAHFNAALGATINLLSVYVTFNFAYIYSKKDGHDPLPAGLLAIGSFFILMPQMIQTYTLEKAVTEFPAQTVVTASNNVEAFASQYTGGTGLFVAIIVGYFTAILYGFFIRKNLTIKMPDTVPSNVSESLSPAILSGIILAFFFIVRILFSFTPFGNIFAFITTLIQAPLQSLTGSPIAIILIFTLANMLWFFGIHPNMVYGVVMPVMTANMLANMTAYQQHQELPYLAMAVVSYVCGNAFGGQGSTYGLVISMFTAKSERYKSLFKLAGPPVIFNVNEPLIFGMPLMLNPFFFVPMVASPLLMGGIAWGMLSILDFSKYNPLIALPWTTPAPIAMALKGGFNYLLIFVVLLIVNVLVWYPFFKMADKKEYLLEQESAKIAEA